From one Cereibacter sphaeroides 2.4.1 genomic stretch:
- a CDS encoding TonB-dependent receptor domain-containing protein — protein MPPTSHAGRGLSFNVPSRRPIAPFPRRGRRALLAAGTLLSTGLTAQAQTAAEPIALDQITVTAGGFEQNVADAPASVSIITREDLERGNVTSLSDALREAQGVVTTGVAGEQDIFIRGLPGAYTLILVDGKRQGTRESRTNGNAGWEQSFIPPVAAIERIEVVRGPMSSLYGSDAMGGVINIITRKVADRWSGSVTAETVLPEASEDSGNRQLSFYLSGPVVPDRLGLQIWGRVLDQDEAELLSGQPGQEDRDLTARLTWALTEDQELRLEAGRTGLDRDLTPGRTLDETANPSRQKNIREHWSVSHSGRWGDVTTDLSFQQEKGRRTTWSTVEGRLVEDERAPEIVNSVLDAKVTVPLTWAGSHTLVGGGQYKRADLTDQNPGIGDGRDYDWQLDEWALFLEDEWRLHPDFALTLGARYTQNEDFGGHVTPRLYGVWNVTPDLTIKGGASAGYRTPEIRQTAAGYYYTTERGAGVIVANSDLDPESSTSYEIGALWQSGRFELGATAYRTDFADKIESRKTDRRITVGGTDYNRWEWYNVQDATLTGVELTARAEITDSLSLRGSYTWTHSEQESGDYEGLPLARTPEHMASLRLDWLTPVDGLEAWSAATYHGSEINAGARIGSNGRPYAENDAGQVIAYKYGSYATVDVGASYRVSEAMMLNAAVYNLFDEGISVEEQNASGSGRRLWVGLTANF, from the coding sequence ATGCCTCCGACGTCCCATGCCGGACGCGGCTTGTCTTTCAACGTGCCGAGCCGCCGTCCCATCGCCCCCTTCCCCAGACGGGGGCGCCGCGCCCTCCTTGCCGCCGGCACCCTCCTCTCCACCGGCCTGACCGCTCAGGCCCAGACCGCGGCCGAGCCCATCGCCCTCGATCAGATCACGGTGACGGCGGGCGGCTTCGAGCAGAACGTGGCCGACGCGCCCGCCTCTGTCTCGATCATCACCCGCGAGGATCTGGAACGCGGCAATGTCACGAGCCTGTCGGACGCGCTGCGCGAGGCGCAGGGCGTCGTGACCACGGGCGTGGCCGGCGAGCAGGACATCTTCATCCGCGGCCTGCCGGGGGCCTATACGCTGATCCTCGTGGACGGGAAGCGGCAGGGCACGCGCGAGAGCCGCACCAACGGCAATGCGGGCTGGGAGCAGAGCTTCATCCCGCCGGTCGCCGCCATCGAGCGGATCGAGGTGGTGCGCGGGCCCATGTCCTCGCTCTACGGCTCGGATGCCATGGGTGGCGTCATCAACATCATCACCCGCAAGGTGGCCGACCGCTGGTCGGGCTCGGTCACGGCCGAGACCGTGCTGCCGGAAGCCTCCGAGGACAGCGGCAACCGGCAGCTCTCGTTCTATCTCTCGGGGCCGGTGGTGCCGGACAGGCTCGGGCTCCAGATCTGGGGCAGGGTCCTCGATCAGGACGAGGCAGAGCTGCTCTCGGGTCAGCCCGGGCAGGAGGACCGCGACCTGACCGCGCGCCTGACCTGGGCGCTCACCGAGGATCAGGAACTGCGGCTCGAGGCCGGGCGGACGGGCCTCGACCGCGATCTCACCCCCGGGCGCACTCTGGACGAGACCGCCAATCCCAGCCGGCAGAAGAACATCCGCGAGCATTGGTCGGTGAGCCACAGCGGGCGCTGGGGCGATGTGACGACCGATCTCTCGTTCCAGCAGGAGAAGGGCCGCCGCACCACCTGGAGCACGGTGGAGGGCCGCCTCGTCGAGGATGAGCGCGCGCCCGAGATCGTGAACTCGGTGCTCGACGCCAAGGTGACGGTGCCGCTGACATGGGCGGGCAGCCATACGCTCGTGGGCGGCGGGCAATACAAGCGCGCCGACCTCACCGACCAGAATCCGGGCATCGGCGACGGGCGCGACTACGACTGGCAGCTCGACGAATGGGCGCTGTTCCTCGAGGACGAATGGCGCCTGCATCCCGACTTCGCCCTGACGCTCGGGGCGCGCTACACGCAGAACGAGGATTTCGGCGGCCATGTCACGCCGCGTCTTTATGGCGTGTGGAACGTGACGCCCGACCTCACGATCAAGGGGGGCGCCTCGGCCGGCTACCGGACCCCCGAGATCCGCCAGACCGCGGCGGGCTATTACTACACCACCGAACGCGGCGCGGGCGTGATCGTGGCCAACAGCGACCTCGATCCCGAGAGCAGCACCAGCTACGAGATCGGGGCGCTCTGGCAGTCGGGCCGGTTCGAACTGGGGGCCACCGCCTATCGGACCGATTTCGCGGACAAGATCGAGAGCCGCAAGACCGACCGGCGGATCACAGTGGGCGGCACCGACTACAACCGGTGGGAATGGTACAACGTTCAGGATGCGACCCTGACCGGGGTCGAGCTGACGGCACGGGCCGAGATCACCGACAGCCTGTCTCTGCGCGGCAGCTACACCTGGACCCATTCGGAACAGGAGTCGGGCGATTACGAGGGCCTGCCGCTCGCCCGCACGCCCGAGCACATGGCCTCGCTCCGGCTCGACTGGCTGACGCCCGTCGATGGGCTCGAGGCCTGGAGTGCCGCGACCTACCACGGCTCGGAGATCAACGCGGGTGCGCGGATCGGCAGCAACGGCCGGCCCTATGCCGAGAATGACGCCGGCCAGGTGATCGCCTACAAATACGGTTCCTATGCGACGGTGGACGTGGGCGCGAGCTACCGGGTCTCCGAGGCCATGATGCTGAACGCGGCCGTCTACAATCTCTTCGACGAAGGCATCTCCGTCGAGGAGCAGAAC